In one window of Bdellovibrio bacteriovorus W DNA:
- a CDS encoding regulator of chromosome condensation, RCC1 (COG5184 Alpha-tubulin suppressor and related RCC1 domain-containing proteins) — translation MKQLHSLWVTIGTCAFLVSCSMDASFINLPRKDEKYYAEYPPVAVSFSKASDVIVKSHQSEKHTVSVEIDKESPADIFIRYKVIDTFTTAKNPADYNLKDGILKVPAGSLVGKIEYDYAGSTSGSRSIQIALTEVIGYPSWIRQQIFKRLVFDSTVDDAYKHVSAGSSFSCGISKQGVLKCWGANDKGQIPGASIEGVSVPFVVDSGVKYNFVSVYGNRGCGVTESNALNCWGDSQPLQVVDGGVSYSSVALANVHACGITDSQDLKCWGKNSYAIMGTGLTDSTEYPPTAIDPTTKYRKVVVSANHACALTLDNELKCWGSNPQKQIQFDSQARFPLTQIQDGTDTFLDVAIGTSHTCSLNQDGEAKCWGANSYLQMGNGLEDEIFMDRTTVATSARFTSLSAGLTFTCGIRESDKKLLCWGFNQYGNLGNNVTTNAKVPVESHLDDVKFVSAGGNTTCALNSIGVLYCWGEDANGQSGQGMMAQSSSPVTIDRGIKYSFIDSGLFYHSCGILEQGTLKCWGNNGNGQIGDRTTFAKSFPVEVDRGTKYKFVNTGFYHTCGITLEGQLKCWGANGATFRLGDGLTQSRAIPKAVSSNLKFKKVSAAYGHSCALSEQGKIYCWGENNGGVLGDGSLENRSVPTEVNSSDIYQDVQVNYYTSCALTLAGALHCWGNNVLSPSHIDPTNEYEQLTRGRTRFCGRTKTGEDRCWTGTNMQSSVLTLPAAVAGPKRFIQSGYSHYCYLNEAQTVSCWGNNTFGQLGDSSITDTSSLSLVNLFSLTKILSVGYEQNCAISTSGELRCWGSDRLSQLGLGRLTLSPPLCPSSICLIMRNRYLW, via the coding sequence ATGAAACAGCTTCACTCCCTCTGGGTGACAATCGGTACGTGTGCTTTTTTAGTATCCTGCTCGATGGATGCAAGCTTCATTAATCTTCCACGTAAAGACGAAAAGTACTATGCAGAGTATCCACCTGTTGCTGTGTCTTTTTCGAAAGCATCTGACGTCATTGTGAAATCTCACCAAAGTGAAAAGCATACAGTTTCTGTTGAAATCGATAAAGAGAGTCCGGCAGATATTTTTATTCGCTATAAAGTGATCGACACTTTTACGACCGCGAAAAATCCCGCTGATTATAATTTAAAAGATGGAATTTTGAAGGTGCCAGCAGGCAGCTTAGTGGGAAAGATTGAATACGACTATGCAGGATCAACCTCGGGTTCGCGTTCTATTCAAATTGCTCTGACTGAAGTTATTGGTTATCCATCGTGGATTCGGCAGCAGATTTTTAAACGTCTTGTTTTCGATTCGACTGTTGATGATGCTTATAAACACGTTTCCGCAGGGAGTTCTTTCTCCTGTGGGATTTCGAAACAAGGTGTTTTGAAGTGTTGGGGTGCTAACGATAAGGGGCAAATACCAGGGGCTTCAATCGAAGGGGTTAGTGTCCCCTTTGTAGTTGATTCTGGCGTGAAATACAACTTTGTGAGTGTCTATGGCAATCGTGGGTGCGGAGTCACTGAATCCAACGCTCTGAACTGTTGGGGGGATTCTCAACCCCTTCAGGTTGTTGATGGGGGAGTCTCCTATAGCTCAGTAGCCTTAGCGAATGTTCATGCCTGCGGAATTACCGATAGTCAGGATCTTAAGTGTTGGGGAAAAAATAGTTATGCCATTATGGGGACAGGACTTACTGACTCAACGGAGTATCCTCCAACTGCAATTGATCCAACAACTAAATACAGAAAGGTCGTCGTAAGTGCAAATCATGCCTGTGCCTTAACTCTTGATAATGAATTAAAGTGCTGGGGTTCGAACCCTCAGAAACAAATCCAGTTTGATTCCCAGGCAAGATTTCCATTGACCCAAATTCAAGATGGCACGGATACATTTTTAGACGTGGCAATTGGAACAAGTCATACTTGCTCTTTGAACCAAGATGGCGAGGCGAAGTGTTGGGGAGCGAATAGTTATTTGCAAATGGGGAATGGTCTTGAAGATGAAATCTTTATGGACCGTACAACTGTGGCAACGAGTGCGCGTTTCACTTCTTTGAGTGCAGGGCTTACGTTTACCTGCGGCATTCGTGAAAGTGATAAGAAACTTCTTTGCTGGGGTTTTAATCAGTATGGAAATTTAGGCAATAATGTGACGACGAACGCTAAAGTTCCTGTTGAGAGTCACTTAGATGATGTGAAGTTTGTTTCCGCCGGAGGAAATACGACCTGTGCGTTGAACTCAATAGGTGTTTTATATTGCTGGGGAGAAGACGCCAATGGGCAAAGCGGTCAGGGGATGATGGCCCAGAGTTCATCTCCAGTTACAATTGATCGTGGCATAAAATATAGTTTCATTGATTCAGGACTTTTCTATCACTCTTGTGGAATCTTAGAACAAGGGACTTTGAAGTGCTGGGGAAATAATGGGAATGGGCAAATTGGGGATCGGACGACGTTTGCAAAGTCTTTTCCCGTCGAGGTGGATCGAGGCACAAAGTATAAATTCGTAAATACCGGATTTTATCACACGTGCGGAATTACTCTAGAGGGCCAATTGAAATGCTGGGGGGCTAATGGCGCCACATTTCGTCTGGGAGATGGTCTAACTCAATCACGAGCTATTCCGAAAGCGGTAAGTTCGAATTTAAAATTCAAAAAAGTTTCTGCAGCTTATGGGCATTCCTGCGCACTTTCCGAACAAGGAAAAATTTATTGTTGGGGAGAAAATAATGGAGGAGTGCTCGGAGATGGATCTCTAGAGAATAGATCTGTGCCTACGGAAGTTAATAGCTCTGATATCTATCAAGATGTTCAAGTGAACTACTATACAAGTTGTGCCCTGACTCTAGCAGGGGCTTTGCATTGTTGGGGAAACAATGTGCTTTCTCCTTCTCATATCGATCCGACGAACGAATACGAGCAACTTACCAGAGGACGAACCCGCTTCTGCGGAAGAACGAAGACGGGAGAAGATAGGTGTTGGACTGGGACTAATATGCAGTCGTCTGTTCTGACTCTGCCAGCAGCCGTTGCGGGACCGAAACGATTTATTCAATCGGGCTATAGTCACTATTGTTATTTGAATGAGGCGCAAACGGTGAGCTGTTGGGGAAATAATACTTTTGGACAATTAGGTGATTCTTCGATTACAGATACTTCGAGTCTTTCTTTGGTCAATCTATTCTCTCTGACGAAGATACTTTCTGTGGGCTATGAACAAAACTGCGCAATCAGCACTTCAGGCGAGTTAAGATGTTGGGGATCAGATAGGTTGAGTCAGTTGGGACTTGGTAGACTCACGCTTTCTCCACCCCTGTGTCCTTCTAGCATATGTCTCATAATGAGAAATCGATATTTGTGGTAA
- a CDS encoding methyltransferase (COG3315 O-Methyltransferase involved in polyketide biosynthesis) has translation MSVIAKPDHTAIRVALWRALHKEVDAKPLVLDDTLALELADPESNWRERQDMDVNFTKIFRASIVGRARFIEDLVLQTFSKQTSVQYVILGAGLDSFALRHAQVLQNHKVFEIDTPAQQAWKQNRVAELELTSPKNLIYVPVDFEKKEDWILKLVDSGFQLNKPAVVVSTGVSMYLTKDANMETLANLSRLAPGSIFAMTYLLPMEDADEEEKFGREVSEKGARSAGTPFISFYREEDVIAMALEAGFSRAHVVKAKDLNERYFSQRSDGLHATKSEEILIAEIE, from the coding sequence ATGAGCGTAATTGCAAAACCAGATCACACCGCTATTCGAGTTGCCCTATGGAGAGCGCTTCATAAAGAAGTCGATGCGAAGCCGCTAGTTTTAGATGACACTCTCGCCTTAGAACTTGCCGATCCAGAGTCAAATTGGCGAGAACGCCAAGACATGGACGTGAACTTCACCAAGATTTTCAGAGCCTCGATTGTCGGTCGAGCGCGTTTCATTGAAGACTTAGTGCTGCAGACATTCTCCAAGCAAACCTCGGTTCAATACGTCATTCTCGGAGCTGGGTTAGATAGTTTTGCTCTTCGACACGCGCAAGTTTTACAGAATCACAAAGTATTTGAAATAGACACTCCCGCGCAACAAGCTTGGAAACAAAACCGAGTGGCAGAGTTAGAACTGACTTCTCCAAAAAATTTAATTTATGTTCCTGTGGATTTTGAAAAAAAAGAAGATTGGATTCTTAAGCTTGTAGATTCAGGCTTTCAACTCAATAAGCCTGCGGTGGTAGTTTCCACGGGAGTGAGTATGTATCTCACCAAAGATGCCAACATGGAGACTCTCGCAAATTTAAGTCGTTTAGCTCCAGGGAGTATCTTTGCCATGACGTATCTTCTCCCTATGGAAGATGCGGACGAAGAAGAAAAGTTCGGCCGAGAAGTTTCAGAAAAAGGCGCGCGCTCTGCGGGAACACCTTTCATCAGTTTTTATCGCGAAGAAGATGTGATAGCCATGGCCTTGGAGGCTGGCTTTAGTCGTGCTCACGTTGTTAAGGCCAAAGATCTTAATGAAAGATACTTTTCTCAAAGATCTGATGGATTGCATGCGACTAAATCGGAAGAGATTTTAATTGCAGAGATTGAATAG